Genomic DNA from Magnolia sinica isolate HGM2019 chromosome 4, MsV1, whole genome shotgun sequence:
ATATTTTCAGGTGCCAGGGCTCcaatttccctttttctttttaaatcatAATAAAATAAAGATGGGcagggcccattctcatctcacTTGTGATTTGGAGTTGCACATTCTCTCCACCTTAGGAGCCATGGACATTGTTGTCAAGTAGAAGAGCTACAGAAAGAGATTTGCAGCTGATTATCACCATACCTCATCTTTCATCATATTCGACTCTTTGGCAGCTGAATAAGCTTTGGTGAGCATTAGCATCAATGCAGAATCAAGTTGTTTTTTCTCGGCCAAAGAATCTATCTTTTTGCACGCTGCATCTAGAGTGGGGGAATTAATGATATCATTGAACTTCAACTCAGCAGCATTCAGAGCGTCGATGCTTTCAGAAGCAGTATCATACGCCTGTACAGAAGCCAAGCATGCATTTCCCAGTTTTGCCAAATCTaatgaaaaaacaaaacaaattagtGCTATCCATACTAGAAAAGTTAAATATGCTAGAAAGGATAAAACGGAATAACCTTATTTatctccctcccccccccccccgcccccgcccaaaaaaaaaaaaaaaaaaataaaaaaatgacagAATCACGGGAAGTCAATGAACACAACATTTAGAAGGAAACTATGAGCAAACTAACCAGCCCCAAAAACTGCAGCTGCAATTAGGATGCGACTTGGGTGGGTTGACAGTCTGCTCAAGCCCGActcgacctcaagaggacccaacctgcaacccaacctaaccagaattccaacccaaacccaatctgACTCCTCTACACCCAACACTAAACCAACCTAgacctgacccaaatacatgtgattattcccaaaccaacctaacccgacccaaattttctcaacccaaacccaacgtAATTTCAAATCCAGTTGGAGTTTTCCACCCCTAACCCAACCTAGTgaccccaacccaaacccaaactgCGAGTACAGACTTCTTACCCATTATTTATGAAGAACCAGAGAGAAAAAGGCACAAATGCTCAGGGAAAAGTGCGTCATCCCATGTACATATAAAGGATTCATGCAGACGGCCGAACACTAAATGTTAGAAAAATCGTCAAAACCAAAGATCACATGTGCTGCAGGTCGTTGTGTAAGGCCTCAACAATGTAAAAATGGCTGAGGCGTTAAGCAAGGAAAATATACATCTCAATATGATACAATCCTCATAAAGGATCATCAAGCCGATTAAAAGAATTGAATCCTCATCAAGAATGTCTGAGTTCAAGCGTAAAAGGAATGGCTTACATGCTCCTGTTGTTGCAAAATTTCAGCAGTTACCAGCGTATACATTTTCTTATCATTATTTATCACCATATAAATTCGGTGTTAACTAACAGTAGCAGATCCCAATCATTGTAAACATCACCAACAGCTTAAGAAAACAcgcttattttattattattttgtttgttgttgatgatgattaAGAATTCTAACATCATTGTCCCATGGCATGCATGCGGTTCAAGAATTTTCTCATACAATATCACTGAAGATGTAGATGAGTTTCTTAAGGGTAAGATGTTTTATGCAATGATCAACAAACAAGAAAACATCAACTCTTACCATTTTGCTCAGCCGGATTCTCACAATAGGATTCTGTTACAGTGTGAAGATGCACAAAGAATTCCTTAGTAAAATCTTTTCTGCGCCTGGCCACAACCTCACTAATTTCAGATGGTGCTCCTCTAATCACTTCAAGAAGTTCATTATGCCTTTGCACATCATCATCAACCTATGCAAGAGAATCCCCAGGTGAAATCCAGATAATAATCTATTCAAGGAGGCAACATGTTTAGTTCAGTACATTAGCAAGGACCTATTGAGCATGCTGAGCCACAGGATAGCATACATATGGTACCATAGTTCATTGATCAAGACAAATGACTGACCCACCGCGGTTTGGGAATGCATCATGCATCAGTAATCTTCCAGGCAGAAATATCCTACCCCTCGGATCTTCAGCCTATTTTCAGCTAAATGTGGACAACTAGCCACTGATTGACCGGTTAGGCCCTTCCAATTTTGGAGTTTGTTGGGAGGTCCACCATCCACAGAGCAATGGCTAGATCATCACTTTCATGGGCACCACATGTATGGAACTCTGTACCTCGGGGAAGCATGAGTAACAAATTTAGAAGGCCATTCACTAGCAACCTGGAATAGGTGCATTAAATGGAAAAGATTAGTCTCCAGAAAGTGAACTAGCTTGCAGCCAAACAGGCAACCGAAATACCTCCTTCAGCTTTCTTCCAAGGCGAAGTAGCTTGTGCTTCATCCCTGGGTCATGCTCCGCATCTGCTCTTTCCTGACAGCGGTTATAGAAATGAGGCCGGATGTTGCTCCATTCCTTGCTGAATGTTAATAACCTTCTCCAGTCAGTCGACGTGGGCTTGTCGACCATGAAAACTTCAATTAGCTTGTCACAAACTCTAATCATTCTATCATTTTCTGAGGACTCAGGATCCTCTCTATCCTCATCTTCACGACCTGTGATGTTGTCTTCCTGGACTGAAAATGAAGGCTGCTCTCTAGTGCAGTCACTTGGTAGTACAGTGCTATTACCAACAGCTGAAATGGATGATAATTGCCGTGGCCCGCAATGTCCAAACTGTACATAGTAACCTGGAATCATGCATCAGCCATGTCACTGAATCTAACTGATTGAACTGATTTCATAACCACATGAAGGCATATAAACGCACACAAAGCCTGACTTAAGAAGTTTAAAACATATCATGCCATTATGTTCATGTCAAACACCAACATGTGTCCATGTCTGGCTTTACAGCATGGTTTTGAATGTCATTATCGGTTGGCGTATCGGCCCGGTGGAAAAATGATATGATACGGCGTCGCGTATCAGTATCGGGGCCGTATcggttgaattttttttaaaaaaagcaaaaTAGTATGGaaacatatttaaaaaataagggggaaaaaaatgagatatccaagaatatatcattttttatttttattttttgtttgtattttaacca
This window encodes:
- the LOC131243277 gene encoding uncharacterized protein At4g37920 — protein: MEIASATTQPPSIPLLQIPSYRIRSSHPSRASALYLSGNRKPGGIRAVLPCYGISVPVRKSKTKGYYVQFGHCGPRQLSSISAVGNSTVLPSDCTREQPSFSVQEDNITGREDEDREDPESSENDRMIRVCDKLIEVFMVDKPTSTDWRRLLTFSKEWSNIRPHFYNRCQERADAEHDPGMKHKLLRLGRKLKEVDDDVQRHNELLEVIRGAPSEISEVVARRRKDFTKEFFVHLHTVTESYCENPAEQNDLAKLGNACLASVQAYDTASESIDALNAAELKFNDIINSPTLDAACKKIDSLAEKKQLDSALMLMLTKAYSAAKESNMMKDEVKDILYHLYMTARGNLQRLMPKEIRILKYLLTIEDPEQQLCALKDAFTPGDELEGKDVDNLFTTPEKLHTWIQTVVDAYHFSREGTLIREARDLMNPKIIKKLEELKKLVQNNFM